tgttgactttttttttttttacacttcatCAGTCCCAACTTATGTACCCATCCCGCATCCGTCCCTTTTCATTCATGGATGGCCTCCTCACCTTACTTGCAATCTCCACACCCATTTTAGGCTCTGGCTGCTCTTACCAGGCCACCCTTCTGAGTGGACACCCTTTTCTCCTTGCCTGGGTTCCACACCCATGCCAGGCTGCTGTTCCTGTGGACACCTTCCCCTCTGTACTCAGGTTCTAACTTGGAGTCACTGTGCCTCCCTTCTCTGACCCGCACTGCAGTGTGTGGCTGCCCGCCCTCTGTGCCCCACCTACTGGCTTTCGGGTTGGATTTTCCAGGAAGGGAAGGCTAGGcaaggggaggaaaaggaagggaaggggcagaaaaggaaaaggaaaagcccTCTACCAAATGAAACTGCTTATAGCCTTTCTGCCCAATCAGTTGACCAATCAGCCACCTTTATTCCACGTTGATTGTGTTAAGACAGCTGGGAGTTGAGGATGGACTTCAAAGAGGTATGAAAAAAATATCCTGCCTTCCAGAAACATCAGGGGGGATGAGATGAAAACATTAAATCACAACTTATAATACGTGTCTCAGTGAAGTATTACAAAAGATTGTGCTCCAAAATGTAGATTTAAACTATGAATATACTTTCTAAGTGATAGGGAAAGTCATAGTGGATTAACTCTTAGCTATTTAATAAATCATGTAGGAGTTTTGATAAAGGCCCCACCAAACCAGGGATGGTGATGGTCAAAAGCATTTAGTCAGTGAATCTCCCTGATTCGGTTGTACACATTCCCCCTAATGTGCACAAAGGCATCAGATAGTAACTTTTGTAAACAGGTGTTTATTGACTTGCTCAATAAAATACCTAATTAAGCATATTCAAAATACAACCTGTGATACGAGTGTCATTACTGCAGTTGTGCACCACAAACTTTCTTGTTTTCATGGAAGTTTGTTGATAAAATTGTTGAGAAATTTTTACTCTTGATGAGTGCTCGGGAGGCGTAGATGCTACTAACTGGGGGTGGTTggagatggttctttgagaaccAGATAAGCTTAGTGTACCTTATTAGTCACCTTATTAGTCACCTCTTTTATATGACACAATATGTAACACTCCACGTAGACACTGAGGCAGCTAAATGAATGCGCAGAATGCCTAGTCCTCTATCAAATGCACTCAAGCTGATCTCTGTTTTTGGGTTTTATCACAAAGTAAGTCAAGTTCTCTGGGTTCTGGAATATGGCTCCTTGAAGAACAAAGCACAAGTCCTTAGAGAAAGTCAGGCTCCATTTATGGTCCCATATCTGGGCACAACCTGTACAACAATGGGTTTTtcattgacctttttttttttttttttaatttatttatttattattttttattgtctgtgttgggtctttttttttttttttttttttttttttttgtgctgtgcgcaggctttctttttagttgcggtgagtgggggctactcttcattgcggtgcacgggctcctcgttgctgtggcttctcgttgcggagctcgggctctaggtgcgtgggcttcagtagttgcagcacgtgggctcaatagttgtggctcacaggctctaaagcgcaggctcaatagttgtggcgcacgggcttagttgctccgcggcatgtgggatcttcctggagcaaggatcgaacctgtatgccctgcattggcaggcagattctcaaccactgtgccacctaggaagccccgttgACCTCTTTTTAAAGCTGTCTTTTTATAATTAGATTTAGTGGATTTAGCTTAACAAGTGCTTTCTGAAATGGATCTAAAGTTTCTTACTCTGCCTTAATAGCCTAGCTTTAACTTTGATATTTACTTAGCTATGTGTGCTGATAGCTTGTTGATTCAGGGTTTTAGAGTCAAAGTGTAAAGCACATGCAGTAGATAATTCTGGAGTCAAGCTTGGGTCCCTGATAGTACTATAATCTGGGTAAGTCACTTCTTTGAACattactttcttcatctgtaaatgaaaGTAATATTTGAGTCATATTGTTAggaggtttaaatgagatgatgtatgtaaAAATAGCAGACTTCCTGGGACCCGGTTAAACATTagtggtatttttctctttaaagtctTTATAGGGATGTCATCTAATAAATGCATGTGCCATTGTATAGAAATGACTAGAAACTGCATTTTATTCAGAATTATGTTCccaaaaatcatttatttctactttattgcagcactgtttttaaagaatataatcgTGTATGTTACAAAAATGGAAGTATTCCAGGAACTTCGTAAGCCATCAGCACGTTTGGAGTGTGAGCACTGCAATTTCAGAGGCACAGATTATGAAAATGTACAAATCCACATGGGTACCATCCATCCAGAATTTTGTGATAAAATGGATGCTGGTGGGTTAGGTAAAATGATATTTTACCAGAAAAGTGCAAAGCTATTTCACTGCCATAAATGCTTTTTCACCAGCAAGATGTATTCTAATGTATACTATCATATCACATCCAAACATTCAGCTCCAGAGAAATGgaatgagaaaccaaaaaatcaGTTAAACAAAGAAGCAGATTCTGTGAAAAGCCCTCCTCTTCCTGAACATCAGGAAATGGTCTCTAATTCAGCAGAACTCCTGAAACCCATACCTGCCCTTTCCGTAGAAACACAGAAATTTGGCCCAGTTATGTCTCCAGAATCACCAAAACCTACTCCTCTTACTTCCCTGGACTCTCAGAAGCCTGGCCCTGTTGTTTCTTCTGAGCCACAGgcaccttctcttccttctcctgagCCTCCAAAACCTGCCCCTGTTTCTTCTCCTGAACTTTCAAAACCAGTCCCTCTTGTTTCTGAATCTCAGAAACCAGTCCCTATTCCTTCTCCAGAACCACAGAAACTAGCTCCTGTATCTCCTGAGTCAGTAAAGGCTACTCTTACTAATCCCAAACCccagaaacaatcccatttcccAGAAACATTGGGGCCGCCTTCAGCCTCATCTCCAGAGTCACCAGTTCTAGCTGCCTCCCCTGAACCGTGGGGACTGTCCCCAACTGCGTCTCCAGAGTCTCGGAAGCCAGTCCGGACTGTCTCCCCCGAGCCAAGGAAGCTGTCCCCATCAGAGTCTCCTGAACCTTGGAAGCCATTTCCTGCTGTCTCCCCAGAGCCTCGGAGACCGGCTCCAGCTGTGTCACCAGGTTCGTGGAAGCCAGGTCCACCTGGGTCCCCCAGGTCTTGGAAATCCAGCCCGTCAGCATCATCAGGACCTTGGAAGCCAGCTAAACCTGCTCCATCTGTATCTCCTGGACCTTGGAAACCAATTCCTTCTATATCACCTGGACCTTGGAAACCAACTccatccgtgtcccctgcatcctGGAAGTCTTCATCAGTCTCACCTGGTTCCTGGAAATCTCCCCCTGCATCTCCTGAGTCATGGAAGTCTGGCCCACCAGAACTCCGAAAGACAACTCCCACCTTGTCACCTGAACATTGGAAGACAATTCCTCCGGTGTCTCCTGAGCTCCGTAAAGCAggaccttccttgtctcctgaGCTTCGCAAACCAGGCCCACCACCGTCCCCAGAGATCCGTAGTCCAGCAGGGTCTCCAGAGCTCAGAAAACCCTCAGGGTCTCCAGAACTTTGGAAACTTTCTCCTGATCAGCGGAAAACTTCTCCTGCTTCACTTGATTTTCCTGAATCCCAGAAGAGTTCCCGTGGTGGTTCCCCTGATCTCTGGAagtcttccttttttattgaacCTCAGAAACCCGTCTTCCCTGATACCCGGAAACCAGGTCCTTCTGGGCTATCTGAGTCCCCTAAAGCAGCCTCTGATATCTGGAAGCCTGTTCTCTCAATAGATGCTGAGCCTAGAAAACCTCTGTTTTCTGAGGCTACCAAAACAGCCCCTCCTGCATCTCCTGAACCACGAAAACGTGCTCTTTTTCCAGAGCCCCGGAAACTTGCCCTTTTCTCCGAACTTCCCAAATCTGCTATCTTCTCAGAGTCTCAGAAGGCAGTTGAGCTTGGTGATGAACTACAGGCAGATGCCATGGATGATCAAAAGTGTGATGTTTTGGTTCAGGAAGAACTACTAGCTACACCTAAGAAACTCTTAGAAGACacattatttccttcctcaaaGAAGCTCAAGAAAGACAACCAAGAGAACTCAGATGCTGAGCTTAGTAGCAGTgagtatataaaaacagatttgGATGTGATAGATAGTAAGGGCCAAGAATCAAGCAGTGATCAAGAGCAGGTTGATGTGGAATCTATTGATTTTAGTAGAGAGAACAAAATGGACATGACTAGTCCAGAGCAGTCCAAAAATGTACTGCAATTTACCGAAGAAAAAGAGGCTTTTATCTCCGAAGAAGAGATTGCAAAATACATGAAGCGTGGAAAAGGAAAGTATTACTGCAAAATTTGTTGCTGTCGTGCTATGAAAAAAGGTGCTGTTTTGCATCATTTGGTTAACAAGCATAATGTCCATAGTCCTTACAAATGTACAATTTGTGGAAAGGCTTTTCTGTTGGAATCTCTTCTTAAAAATCATGTAGCAGCTCATGGGCAAAGTTTACTTAAATGTCCGCGTTGTAATTTTGAATCAAATTTTCCAAGAGGCTTTAAGAAACACTTAACTCATTGTCAAAGCCGGCATAATGAAGAGGCAAATAAAAAGCTAATGGAAGCTCTCGAACCTCCACTGGAGGAGCagcaaatttgatttttaaacacagtATGGCTACGTGCTCTGCAGAACTGTGTATTGAGCCAAATTGTTGCAAGTGTAGTTACATAGCCTCATTGGATCAGTAGGTGTTAGTGTGTATGGTGTACTGTGTTTGTCTCAGTAGTGTTACAAAAAATAAGTGTGCGGTCATTTTTTCTTGGTCTCTGTTTATGTGGCTGTTGTGTAAGTCAGTAAATTCATATTGTATATTCCAGGTGGGTaaaatttctctaatttctttatattttgaataatttgaaGAGGTAGGCATTCCATTTAACAATCAAGAGCAAGTCATACTCAATTTAAAACATCTAGTTAAAGTGTATCTTTTTTTGTGCAACTATTTTCAGACAATGGAAATTATTTGTTAGAATGTTTAAGAATTAAGcatgaaaatgagaaattttgaagttttctcataaatgtattttcagatcatgaaaattattttaaagtttctatttggTCATATAAAATTGGTTTATAAATCTTGAACCACTTCTAGGTTTTTATTAGCTTTTATGTCATGGAAAATTGGAGTCTCAGGGTTGGTGATTTTCTGCTGAAAGAGGGGAAATTGagtcagtttaaaaaatattttggaaaaaaaaaaaaatattttgcagccTTCTCCTATAGGAAGCTGAGAAACATGAGTGTGATTTTAGGTGTTGTCCTTAGCTCTTTCCTTTGGAGTCTTCCACTCTGTACCTTACCCCAGGATCTGGCCCTTTACTTGCCCGTGAGCTCACACCAACAGATGATCCCTACTTGCCAAATGTGTTAGTGTTGCACCTCCTAGTCCTGGGCCTTATGCACCATTTGTCGGGGCTTCAGACCAGGGTAATGAACAGAACTGAAAGTCTTCCAGATtcacaacaaaaaattttataaatagacATTACTGTTTAAGAATCCatcagttttatgtttttcacAGTTGTTACTGTAAATACCTTGTGCCTGTTCATggattattttattctaaaatattttgttaaatgtgtattaaccaaattaaaaacaaaggtttTCACGTTAGCAACGtctttctgtgtgttttcttttgtgtaattTTCATGGTATGATACCAAATCCCATTATTCTTTCCTATTTCTGCTTGTTTTTAGCAGCATTTTCTAAGCTCTGTTTTGTCAGAGTTCTGTGGTCAGGTAGGTTTAGGGAAACACAACAGTCATCCATTGGTGTCCACAGGGAATTAGTTCCAGGAACCCCTTCAGATACCAAAATCCGGTGAtactcaagtcctttatataaaagcatgtcatatttgcatataacttacACACTTtaagtcatctctagattacttacagtgcctaatacaatgtaaatgctatgtaaatagttgccagcaagTGGCAgactcaagttttgcttttgggaactttctggaaatttttttctaatatttttgatctgtgattggttgaatccacaaATGTGGAAACCAGGGATACAGAGGCCTGACTACATTAGGCACACTGTACGAAAATTCTCATCAATCCACATTAGCCTGTTAAAGATTATTTAATCTCAGGGATGGTCAATCCTGACAGCTTCATTTAAACAATAGGAAGCATTTAGTGCCATAAGGATTCTGAGATGCAGCCAGGATTGAGATAACTGGCTTTCATCAGTCTATTCCCAGACACTTGAACAAGGAACCCTTTATTCATGGCATCCAAATGAATATGCCAATTGTGAATACAGTGTTTAGATAATACTGGAAGATCTTACTAGCTTCAGGCCTGTCACTTCTTTGGAGAGCACAAGTCTGACAAGGAAAGCACTGGTTGATGGGGTTGTTGGTTTATACTGGGCACCTCGACAACAAGCTTCCACTTCTGGAGTTTGCTTGATGCCAACAAGTAGGAGGTAAGATTTTTGGGATACAGTTTTGTATACTGACTTCATTAAAACTATGAGTAGAAAAACAAGAAACCCTTTTGAAGCCTGCAGTCAAATCAACCATGTTTGAGCATGTAACAACATGCAACAGGTTCTTAGGACTTCATGCTTTTTGGTGCAGACTTCTCAGAGTCCTTCCTATATCTTTGCTCGAGGGGGAGCTGACTAGATCCTACAACTTGTCATCTCATGTTGGTTTTTTAATAATACTGTCATAAGATAGAAGATATTACACTAGGGTAAGTAGTGGTGATGCATGTGTAGTTTTGGCATTAAGGCCTTAATTTTAGTTGACTTAACCACCATGCTCTTCACTCCCTTCAGTTGTGGCTTcccacttttttctccttttacctcTACAGTCAGGGGTAGGCTGTGCCCTTACTTTAGAACCTATTTACTTTCTTTGATAACTTAGCATCCTATACAATAGCAACCTTCACTAATCAATATGACCCCCtttgtatcttttcattttcttattttcctatgAAATTACAACTTCTTAATGAACTCTCCAATGATTTTACATAATATGAAAGGGAATAAAAATTATCATACCATCTTTTACACAACACTCATGGTCTTGGTGCTTCATTAATTTGACTGAGTACGTGAATTGTGTCTGTAGCAcatactgcttttgtttttaatattggtGTAGATTCTATAGCTTTGTCTTGGATGAAGACAGAATGATGCTTATCACGTCTGATCTGCAAGCACCACAAAATGAAGAGGGGTGCCTCCTTAAGTTGAATTACTccctcagattaaaaaaaaaaaaaactaaaattgtcTCCTTTCTCAATCTAGCTATTTCTGTTCACATGTAATTTTCATcattcatttcctattgctgctataacattGTATGACATTTTGTGGTCTTGAAACAATGCAGATCTGTCCTCTTACAGTTATGAAGTTCACTGGGCggaagtcaaggtgtcagcagggctgcattctttCCTGGGGGTTCTAAAACGGAATtcattcccttcccttttccagcttctagaggccacctgcactCTTTCCTTGTGGTTCCCTTCCTGCATCTGTGAGCTAGCACATAGCATCTTTGACTCTGCTTCTGTTATCACATGTTCCACTGACTCCTTCCCTCATATACTTAAGGACCTTTGTCTTTGCACTGGGCCACCCAGATAATCTAGGATGATctctattttaaagtcagctAATTAGCAACCTTAAATCTCTGACATGAAAACTACCATACTCACAGATTCTGACGGTTGGGACTTGGACTTCTTTGGGGGccattctgcctaccacacctGAGCTTGAAAATTGGGGTTTTGATTCCTCTGCTTAGCCTTTAGCAAGCCAGGTTGGGTTTCTTTGGCAATGTATCTGTTGCTACCACCTCACTAGTCTAGGTTCTCATCATTGGTGCAGTACACTGCTCCACAGTCTGGGGCCTCCAGTATCAAGCCCAACACACCCTTTATACACCAAAAGAAGGTCTCCACAATACTGAGCGTGTGTTGCATTCTTTATACAAAATGACTCCTTAAGGTAGTTACTTAAGGCCTTCCATTGGCAAACCACACCTTACTCAATAACCTCACCTCACCTCATAATGCTGGGTTGGTTTCTCCTATTAAAGTCCTACCCCTCCTAAGTCCTGTATGGTTCTCTCCAGCTTCCAAGGCTACTATTGCAagactgctttttattttatgaattgggggggggggggggggggggaggggccaaTAGGACTGATTTGGACCTATTTTAGCATTAATTCAGCATAGGAATgctatttttgttgctattgttgttacAAACACCCCAGATTGGATGCTACACTCAATCCTAAAACTGAAAATACTGTTGGAATAAAATATGACATTTCAACACTTTTGATTCTGATCAATTAGCAGCTCAATTAGTATGAGCATACTTTCAATTAACTTTTTGCTTCTAACCCTGGCCAATTGCTTGTAAATGTTTGCCATGGACCAcaaggaggattaaatgaagtggaTGGGAAGCCTACTAAATTCTTACTTGATTTGTATAAAAGGAAGAGTTCTAGGTCAAGTGAAGAAAATTCTAACTTGAATCACAAAAAGAGAGTCACGGTCCCTGAATCACTTCCCAGACTTGAGCCAGTTTACAGACTTTGAATGAAGGGGAGGCTGGGTCCCCCTCCGTAAGAACTGCAGTATGCTTCCAGAAATTTATACTGTTAACATTTTCCCCAGCCTTCCCCAAAGGTACTGATGGCCATTTACCAGGGTGGCTGCGTTGGAGAAAGGGAACAAATCAGACACTTCAGGAACGCCTGGACACCGGTTCTGGACTGACACTGATTCCAGGAGACACCAAGCATAGCTGTGGCCCTCCCATCAGAGTAGAGG
This genomic window from Hippopotamus amphibius kiboko isolate mHipAmp2 chromosome 14, mHipAmp2.hap2, whole genome shotgun sequence contains:
- the CHAMP1 gene encoding chromosome alignment-maintaining phosphoprotein 1, translating into MEVFQELRKPSARLECEHCNFRGTDYENVQIHMGTIHPEFCDKMDAGGLGKMIFYQKSAKLFHCHKCFFTSKMYSNVYYHITSKHSAPEKWNEKPKNQLNKEADSVKSPPLPEHQEMVSNSAELLKPIPALSVETQKFGPVMSPESPKPTPLTSLDSQKPGPVVSSEPQAPSLPSPEPPKPAPVSSPELSKPVPLVSESQKPVPIPSPEPQKLAPVSPESVKATLTNPKPQKQSHFPETLGPPSASSPESPVLAASPEPWGLSPTASPESRKPVRTVSPEPRKLSPSESPEPWKPFPAVSPEPRRPAPAVSPGSWKPGPPGSPRSWKSSPSASSGPWKPAKPAPSVSPGPWKPIPSISPGPWKPTPSVSPASWKSSSVSPGSWKSPPASPESWKSGPPELRKTTPTLSPEHWKTIPPVSPELRKAGPSLSPELRKPGPPPSPEIRSPAGSPELRKPSGSPELWKLSPDQRKTSPASLDFPESQKSSRGGSPDLWKSSFFIEPQKPVFPDTRKPGPSGLSESPKAASDIWKPVLSIDAEPRKPLFSEATKTAPPASPEPRKRALFPEPRKLALFSELPKSAIFSESQKAVELGDELQADAMDDQKCDVLVQEELLATPKKLLEDTLFPSSKKLKKDNQENSDAELSSSEYIKTDLDVIDSKGQESSSDQEQVDVESIDFSRENKMDMTSPEQSKNVLQFTEEKEAFISEEEIAKYMKRGKGKYYCKICCCRAMKKGAVLHHLVNKHNVHSPYKCTICGKAFLLESLLKNHVAAHGQSLLKCPRCNFESNFPRGFKKHLTHCQSRHNEEANKKLMEALEPPLEEQQI